One window of Lawsonibacter asaccharolyticus genomic DNA carries:
- a CDS encoding integrase family protein: MQKETDFTVGRWCNRWFCENRGRWSGSTVGGYRNLIYRHILPGIEGVPLAELTEDTVTSFYDSLQSQGLSARSVWCVHLLLRRCMDEAARDQCIHYNPVRLCQEPQAEEHNGPFTPGAAPAVSECRGTAWRIPSHLHRTLQRPTAM; the protein is encoded by the coding sequence ATGCAGAAAGAAACGGACTTCACGGTAGGCCGGTGGTGCAACCGCTGGTTCTGCGAGAACCGGGGCAGATGGAGCGGCAGCACCGTGGGCGGATACCGCAACCTGATCTACCGCCACATCCTCCCTGGAATCGAGGGCGTCCCGCTGGCGGAGCTGACCGAAGACACCGTCACCAGCTTCTATGACAGCCTGCAAAGCCAGGGACTCAGCGCCAGAAGTGTCTGGTGCGTCCATCTGCTCCTGCGGCGCTGTATGGATGAGGCGGCCCGCGACCAGTGCATTCACTACAACCCGGTGCGGCTCTGCCAGGAGCCACAAGCAGAAGAACATAACGGCCCCTTTACGCCTGGGGCAGCTCCAGCGGTATCTGAATGCCGCGGAACAGCTTGGCGCATTCCCTCTCATTTACACAGGACTCTCCAGCGGCCTACGGCAATGTGA